Genomic window (Pristiophorus japonicus isolate sPriJap1 chromosome 9, sPriJap1.hap1, whole genome shotgun sequence):
atgggtcggagaggaattttcagatttttttctccctaaattggcctgggttttttttttatcggtttttgcctctcccaggagatcacatggctctggttggtgtcgaatgtagaatgtttcagtataaggtgtgtcgcagttgtgtgaagcggactggttgggctgagtgctctttgcctttctgtcattgttcaaaggtttaaatataacctttagggctgctgaccaagggccatgcagctttttgtcggccggtgcggacacgatggactgaaatggcctgcttctgtgctgtaaatttctatgttcctatatttctatTATATGAAAGGGCTGCGTACTGACTGAATAAACTGATCTATTGATCACAATCTTACCACCTGTGCTTcagcgggtagcacactcgcttctgattcagaaggttgtgggttcaagtcccaatccagtgcAGTGATgcaagagtgctgcactgttggaggtgcaatcTATAGGAAGAGACTTTAAACCGAAGCCCCTtcagctctttcaggtggatggaatagatcccacggccactattttaaaGACGAGCAGGTCagttatccgcggtgtcctggccaatacttactcCTCGATCACCATAATACAAGagcttatctggtctttatcacaatgctgtttgtgggagcttgctgtgcgtgaaatGGCTGCCGCCTTTCCAACATGACTAAAGTGTctccatttcaaaaagtacttcattggctgcgaagcacattcagaagtccgatggtcgtgaaaggcgcaatataaatccaagtctctattTCTCTGCTTAATATTAAATCCCTACAGTTGATAAGCTGGGAGTGTCCTGACCAGGTGATCCTCAGTCGATCTCAGTTATAAACCGGTTAATGTCTGTTGAACATGttatagtatttctggaaggttatttgtgtcttccttcgtgaagacagaactaaagtatttgtttaactgctccgccatttctttgttcgccattataaattcacctgaatctgactgcaagggactacgtttgttttcattaatctttttctcttcacatatctatagaagcttttgcagtcagtttttatgttcacagcaaacttcctctcataatttattttccccctccaaattaagccctttgtcttcccctgctgtattacaaaattctctcaatcctcaggtttgctgctttttctggctaatttatagacctcttccttggatttaacactatccttaatttcccttgttagccatagtggagccaccttccccgttttatttttactccagacagggatgtacaattgctgaagttcatccatgtgatctttaaatgtttgccatttcctatccaccgtcaaccctttaagtatcactcgccagtctattcaagccaattcccttcataccatcgaagttacctttccccaagttcaggactctagtctctgaattaactgtgtcactattcatcttaataaagaattctaccatattatgatcactcttgatGACGTCATTCAAGAATTTGTGATTGTGGCGAGCAACAAATCTGATTGGTTTTTTTAAACAGCCAATCATAGAGATACAGAACAATAGATATTGACATGGcggccaatgaaccaatcacatTCATTGCCTTCACTcacccctcattagcatagggctgtgggcagaGTGTGGTGCTGCTCATATAATGTGGGCTCGGAGCAGAGTTTCCTCAAATCTGCGCCGGACTGAACGACATGATGTCTGATGGAAAGTAAAGTTACCGCCAAGAACCTAATCAAGAAAACATCACCGAAGGGCAGCAAGAAGCGCAGaaggtcgaggaaggagagttacttcaacatctacaaagtgatgaagcaggttcaccccgatacCGACATCTTCTCcagggccatgggcatcatgaactcggttgtgaacggtATTTTGGAGCGCATCggcggtgaggcttcccgcctggaccATTACAACAAgctccgcaccatcagctcccgggagatccagaccgccgtgcgcctgctgctgcccggggagctggccaagcacgccgtgtcggaaaggacaaaggcggtgaccaagttcaCCAGCTGCAAGTGAAACTgcgcgctgtcctgagagatcaaacacaacggctcttttaagagccacccacaacctttcTGAAAGAGCTGAACAAACGCATCACCCTTTAGCCtcaaatcactaattatttcctgaacaagtgtgtgcgAACCTTTGcacttccagctgtagatttagttttgaattctccgataagcagcttcactgtccggTTCAACCTCAGTGTCGCTGGAATTTCCCGCCcacaaactacaaacacggtccctgctcgctgtttccctttgctctcagacccgttcatttacaccgccggccgaattaagagcttgtttaggggctgagactcaggtttcaatcacacattctctctcgcaagcccttttcaagtttatttttcaatttctGTTGCGGCtcaatccgtttattaacccgacactccccgcagtgtaacaacccagaatgggagttcttacagagaccagaaccggggacagtttgaactctctgtccctcttctcttttcacagagggACTCCCAGTTCTGGGCTCACTCCCGCCTCTGTGCAGCATCGATCAATAATCTATGAACGCTCACTTTTACCAAGATTGAGTTGGAATGTGTCCCATTACAGAATCAGTGAGGATTGATACCCGCCTATTACAGAGAGATTGAAACAGTACCCAAATTtcatcctgattgtaacagcctggaatttgcaagTGAAATATTGATTAACataaaaggaaacaaaaagtgtttggaaatattTGGCTAATAGTAAAGTTAcaaacataatccgcaattttaacaaataTTGACGGGATGTTTGAATTTCTAAATCGTTCGAGGACTGACTGTTGAGAACAATCATTTCCGCCTAGGTTTCATTGGCGggctaaacaggctgcgattggtcatcagaaatgaccaatgaaattcaccacagagcgaccaatcacatagacatagaaacatagaaaataggtgcaggattaggccattcggcccttctagcctgcaccgccattcaatgagttcatggctgaaca
Coding sequences:
- the LOC139274002 gene encoding histone H2B 5-like; the protein is MESKVTAKNLIKKTSPKGSKKRRRSRKESYFNIYKVMKQVHPDTDIFSRAMGIMNSVVNGILERIGGEASRLDHYNKLRTISSREIQTAVRLLLPGELAKHAVSERTKAVTKFTSCK